In the Shewanella sp. OMA3-2 genome, one interval contains:
- the bfr gene encoding bacterioferritin, giving the protein MKGHPKVISQLNRVLTFELTAINQYFLHARMFKHWGLEKLNEKEYKKSIQDMKHADKLIERVLFLEGLPNLQQLDKLRIGEDTEEMLGCDKEAVTEQIAALRDVIKLCETEQDYVTRDLLEDLLEDEEEHLDWIESQQELIVQTGIQNYLQSQIKD; this is encoded by the coding sequence ATGAAAGGTCATCCAAAAGTCATTAGTCAGTTAAACCGTGTATTAACTTTCGAATTGACCGCCATTAACCAATACTTTTTGCATGCGCGCATGTTTAAGCATTGGGGTTTAGAGAAGCTCAACGAGAAAGAATACAAGAAATCAATTCAAGACATGAAACATGCCGACAAGCTTATTGAGCGGGTGTTATTTCTTGAGGGATTACCAAATTTACAGCAATTAGACAAACTGCGTATTGGCGAAGATACCGAAGAAATGTTGGGCTGTGATAAAGAAGCGGTAACTGAGCAAATTGCTGCATTACGTGATGTGATCAAATTGTGTGAAACAGAACAAGATTATGTCACCCGTGATTTGCTTGAAGATCTGCTTGAAGATGAAGAAGAGCATTTAGATTGGATTGAGTCTCAACAAGAGTTGATCGTGCAAACCGGTATTCAGAACTATCTTCAGTCACAAATTAAAGATTAA
- a CDS encoding Fis family transcriptional regulator, which yields MRKTDKKIDNQIRQVLTQVCEIALNEYSGFQWLTHIVNYSDFPKSLQVICVFDTPYSLNRFMASVERDTLSKLIQAKLLSIKVTIDSRQVCYDSEDNRNQKTH from the coding sequence ATGCGTAAAACAGATAAAAAAATAGACAATCAAATTCGACAAGTGTTAACTCAGGTGTGTGAAATTGCGTTAAATGAATACAGTGGTTTCCAATGGTTAACCCATATTGTTAATTACAGCGATTTTCCTAAAAGCTTACAGGTGATATGTGTCTTCGATACGCCTTATAGCCTCAACCGCTTTATGGCATCGGTTGAACGCGATACGCTCAGTAAGCTCATTCAAGCAAAACTGCTCAGTATTAAGGTGACGATTGATAGTCGCCAAGTGTGTTATGACAGTGAAGATAACCGTAATCAAAAGACTCACTAG
- a CDS encoding AAA family ATPase: MISVKNGEITYPTIKKIKNKRLAVELGFESVPYFMEYEDRRLSQFWLSSGENLLLSLLHFLNNKIFQQKRKGSKYISLILIDEVELALHPVAISRLVTLLNKLSKEFNLSVYFSSHSTELLRSIDPNNIYYLQSLPNKDIEVINPCYPAYATRFLYNQDGYDILILPEDDLAKFVIDKVINNQRLYEGKLIHILPCGDWRNTVRLHKEILESNLTSHSTKVISVLDGDVTDDFDREKNKDAALQRLNVTFLPIPSLEKYLHQHLIDNVDASFFREINDRFYRKISLDQVIADYQESGIDRKGKKLWQRMVNTIGDEGMSEHEFLREICSSIYERLDVESLTNRIRALF; the protein is encoded by the coding sequence TTGATCTCAGTTAAAAATGGGGAGATTACCTATCCAACAATAAAAAAGATAAAGAATAAGAGGCTAGCTGTCGAATTAGGATTCGAATCAGTTCCGTATTTTATGGAGTATGAAGATAGAAGGTTAAGTCAATTTTGGTTGAGTAGCGGCGAGAATCTTCTACTGAGTCTTCTGCATTTTCTTAATAATAAAATATTCCAACAGAAGAGGAAGGGAAGCAAGTATATTTCACTGATCTTGATTGATGAAGTGGAGTTGGCATTACATCCTGTCGCCATTAGTAGGCTAGTTACACTGCTCAATAAATTATCCAAAGAGTTTAATTTGTCAGTATACTTTTCTTCACATTCGACAGAGTTGTTAAGATCAATTGATCCAAATAATATTTATTATCTTCAGAGCTTGCCGAACAAAGATATTGAGGTGATAAATCCATGTTATCCGGCTTATGCCACTCGATTCTTATATAATCAAGATGGGTATGATATTTTAATATTGCCAGAGGATGATCTTGCTAAGTTTGTAATTGACAAGGTAATTAATAATCAGCGTCTTTATGAAGGTAAGTTAATTCATATTTTGCCATGTGGTGATTGGAGAAACACTGTTCGCCTGCACAAAGAAATCCTAGAATCCAATCTTACGAGCCATTCCACAAAAGTGATTTCTGTTTTAGATGGTGATGTTACTGATGATTTTGATAGAGAAAAAAATAAAGATGCTGCTTTACAAAGACTTAATGTGACGTTTTTACCTATCCCCAGTCTTGAAAAATATTTACACCAACATCTAATTGATAATGTAGATGCTTCTTTCTTTAGAGAAATTAATGATAGGTTCTATAGAAAAATATCACTAGATCAAGTTATTGCTGATTATCAAGAATCTGGAATTGATAGGAAAGGTAAGAAACTTTGGCAGCGAATGGTTAACACTATTGGTGACGAAGGTATGTCTGAGCATGAATTTTTACGGGAAATTTGTAGCAGTATATACGAAAGATTGGATGTCGAATCTCTAACTAATAGAATTCGAGCGCTATTCTGA
- a CDS encoding GFA family protein gives MYQGKCLCGEVKITIKGEISDIIHCHCSLCRKNSGTAFATNGFINAADFEIVSGKNSLSIFSFKPGRNRHFCSHCGSPVYSSNEQDPQRYRIRLGILDTDISERPISHNFVSSKANWEDLDAQLPRYDAFEPGR, from the coding sequence ATGTACCAGGGTAAATGTTTATGCGGTGAAGTCAAAATAACCATAAAGGGTGAAATAAGTGACATTATTCATTGTCATTGTTCTTTATGTCGAAAAAATAGTGGGACTGCCTTTGCTACAAATGGCTTCATTAACGCGGCTGATTTTGAAATCGTATCGGGTAAAAATAGCTTAAGTATATTTTCATTTAAGCCAGGTCGAAATAGGCATTTTTGCAGCCATTGTGGCTCACCGGTTTATAGTTCAAACGAGCAAGACCCACAACGTTATAGAATTAGGCTTGGCATTCTGGATACTGATATATCTGAGAGACCCATCTCGCACAACTTTGTCTCATCCAAAGCAAACTGGGAAGATTTAGATGCCCAGTTGCCTAGGTATGATGCCTTTGAACCAGGTCGATAA
- a CDS encoding FMN-binding negative transcriptional regulator encodes MHVPEKWQMNSSTDMHQFIAQHGFAVVVSSNLEASHIPLILKAEEGEHGVLYGHLARSNPHWQDIIDSTVLCIFNGPHAYISPTWYHAFPAVPTWNYSVVHAKGAVELTDDETTLAILETTIQKYEPSLLTPTPENCEGFIPKQFQDKLAKGIVGFKIVITELQGKQKLGQHRSSLDQKGVVEGLSKSPGIDEQQLLKYMINQNIALG; translated from the coding sequence ATGCATGTACCCGAAAAATGGCAGATGAACAGCTCAACGGATATGCATCAGTTTATCGCACAACATGGCTTTGCGGTTGTTGTGTCATCTAATTTAGAAGCCTCACACATTCCGCTAATATTAAAAGCAGAGGAAGGTGAACACGGAGTACTTTACGGCCATTTAGCACGCAGTAATCCACACTGGCAAGATATTATAGACAGCACAGTACTGTGTATTTTCAATGGCCCTCATGCCTATATTTCGCCAACCTGGTATCACGCCTTCCCTGCTGTACCAACCTGGAATTACAGTGTGGTTCATGCCAAAGGCGCAGTTGAACTCACCGACGATGAAACCACATTGGCGATATTAGAAACCACAATCCAAAAGTATGAGCCCAGTTTATTAACCCCCACCCCTGAAAACTGTGAAGGTTTTATCCCTAAGCAATTTCAAGATAAATTAGCCAAAGGCATTGTAGGGTTTAAAATTGTAATCACTGAATTACAGGGTAAACAAAAGCTTGGCCAGCATAGAAGCTCACTCGATCAAAAAGGGGTCGTTGAAGGGCTATCAAAATCGCCAGGCATAGATGAGCAACAGTTGCTGAAGTACATGATCAATCAAAATATTGCGCTAGGTTAA
- a CDS encoding aminoacyl-histidine dipeptidase, with protein sequence MTALNQLYPQPLWQWFEQICAIPHPSKHEQALSSHIQQWAKGKGLSVVEDKVGNLIIRKPATAGMEDRKIVVLQAHIDMVPQKNADKVHDFEKDPIEAYVDGEWVKAKGTTLGSDNGIGMASALAVLGSDDIKHGPLEVLLTIDEEAGMTGAFGLEAGYLDAEILINTDSEQEGEIYMGCAGGVDAQISVPLSWQAPELSNQSFKLTLSGIKGGHSGVNIHLGRGNANKLLARFLFKYSDELALELVNFTGGSLRNAIPREANISFMLPAENVDGLKTAISTFQAVVREELAIADPSMLLTLEAIDAPSKVMGEDAQNSLIDLLYACPNGVMRMSDEVAGVTETSLNVGVISTEQESVEILCLIRSLIDSGRDEVQGMLNALANLAGASIEFSGAYPGWKPDNSSPVMAIVRDTYNDIYKKDPTIMVIHAGLECGLFKEPYPTMDMVSIGPTIRYPHSPDEMVNIETVGQYWQLLLAVLERIPAKA encoded by the coding sequence GTGACAGCATTAAATCAATTATATCCACAACCTCTTTGGCAATGGTTCGAACAAATTTGTGCTATTCCCCATCCTTCTAAGCATGAACAAGCGTTATCAAGCCACATTCAACAATGGGCAAAAGGCAAAGGCCTTAGCGTTGTTGAAGACAAAGTAGGCAACCTCATTATTCGTAAGCCAGCCACTGCGGGTATGGAAGATCGCAAAATTGTTGTGTTGCAAGCTCATATCGATATGGTGCCACAAAAAAATGCAGATAAAGTGCATGACTTTGAAAAAGATCCTATCGAAGCCTATGTAGATGGCGAATGGGTTAAAGCAAAAGGGACAACATTAGGTTCAGATAATGGCATTGGCATGGCTTCGGCTTTAGCCGTGTTAGGCAGCGATGACATTAAGCATGGTCCATTAGAAGTCTTGTTGACCATTGATGAAGAAGCTGGCATGACTGGCGCTTTTGGGTTAGAAGCCGGTTATTTAGACGCAGAGATTTTGATCAATACCGACTCTGAACAAGAAGGTGAGATTTACATGGGGTGTGCTGGCGGTGTTGACGCCCAGATATCTGTGCCACTTTCATGGCAAGCACCTGAGCTGAGTAATCAATCTTTTAAACTGACCTTGTCAGGCATTAAAGGTGGTCACTCTGGGGTAAATATTCATCTTGGTCGCGGTAACGCAAATAAGCTACTGGCGCGTTTTCTGTTTAAATACAGTGATGAATTAGCCCTAGAACTGGTTAACTTTACCGGTGGTTCATTACGTAATGCCATTCCGCGTGAAGCGAATATCAGCTTTATGTTACCTGCGGAAAATGTTGATGGATTAAAAACAGCAATTAGCACATTCCAGGCTGTGGTACGTGAAGAGTTAGCCATTGCCGACCCAAGCATGTTATTAACCTTAGAAGCCATTGATGCACCCAGTAAAGTAATGGGTGAAGATGCGCAAAACAGCTTAATCGACTTATTATATGCTTGCCCTAATGGGGTAATGCGGATGAGTGATGAAGTGGCTGGTGTGACCGAAACATCATTAAATGTCGGTGTGATAAGTACTGAACAAGAAAGCGTAGAAATTTTATGTTTAATTCGCTCGCTTATCGACTCTGGCCGTGATGAAGTGCAAGGCATGTTAAATGCCCTAGCCAATCTTGCGGGTGCCAGTATTGAATTTAGCGGTGCTTACCCAGGCTGGAAGCCGGATAACAGCTCACCGGTTATGGCTATTGTGCGTGATACCTATAACGACATTTACAAAAAAGACCCCACCATTATGGTTATTCATGCAGGTCTTGAATGTGGTTTATTTAAAGAGCCCTACCCAACTATGGACATGGTCTCAATTGGCCCCACCATTCGTTATCCGCACAGCCCAGATGAAATGGTTAATATTGAAACGGTAGGTCAATACTGGCAGTTATTATTAGCCGTATTAGAACGTATTCCAGCCAAAGCTTAA
- a CDS encoding AAA family ATPase gives MSGLKVSIKNLKSIRDFSMEIPIEQGLHVIAGSNGIGKSTIMGLLAEPFRPSVLWTIFSNANHDSVVEYTYEGNTDLWTREGNLWKLQGKKNKAVRIDGFIEGSIIHGTRFTNSNVLELSEKVLEEHLVDADDFINENFNYILHGKKFYR, from the coding sequence ATGTCCGGATTGAAAGTCAGTATTAAAAATTTAAAAAGCATCAGAGATTTCTCGATGGAGATACCGATTGAGCAAGGTTTACATGTCATTGCAGGCTCTAACGGAATAGGAAAGAGTACCATTATGGGGTTGCTTGCCGAACCCTTTAGACCTAGCGTGCTTTGGACAATATTTAGCAACGCAAACCATGACAGTGTTGTTGAATATACTTACGAAGGAAACACCGACTTATGGACTAGAGAAGGAAATCTTTGGAAGCTGCAAGGAAAGAAAAATAAAGCTGTGAGAATTGATGGATTCATCGAAGGGAGTATTATACACGGAACAAGATTTACAAATTCAAATGTTCTTGAATTGTCAGAAAAAGTTCTTGAAGAGCATTTGGTCGATGCGGATGATTTTATAAATGAAAACTTTAATTATATTCTTCATGGAAAGAAATTCTATCGGTAA
- a CDS encoding IS3 family transposase (programmed frameshift): MKTSKFSDSQILAILKQAEAGTPVPGLCREHGMSSATFYKWRAKFGGMDASMMARLKELEAENSRLKKMYAEERLKAEILKEAIEKKLVKPSRRRELAQKAVHDKAIPIAFACALFGLSESCYRYQAKLSGENAVIADWLQRLTSTHRSWGFGLCYYFLRNVKRYRWNHKRVYRIYRELELNLRIKPKKRLKRDKPDALAVPEAINECWSMDFMHDQLEDGRSIRLLNVIDDYNREGLAIEVDFSLPAERVVRTLEQIIEWRGKPKQIRSDNGPEYISAVLAAWAEKHDVELKFIQPGNPQQNAYVERYNRTVRYEWLSQYLWNSIAEVQEHATQWLWFYNNERPNTAIGGVPPKQKLALVA, from the exons ATGAAAACATCAAAATTTAGCGACAGCCAAATCTTGGCTATCCTCAAGCAAGCCGAAGCTGGCACCCCAGTTCCGGGGCTGTGCCGTGAGCACGGCATGAGCTCGGCTACCTTCTACAAGTGGCGGGCCAAATTTGGCGGCATGGACGCCTCTATGATGGCGCGATTGAAAGAGTTAGAGGCTGAAAATTCACGACTCAAAAAAATGTATGCCGAAGAGCGTCTAAAAGCCGAAATACTCAAAGAGGCCATCGAAAAAAAGT TGGTAAAGCCGTCGCGGCGGCGGGAGCTGGCGCAAAAGGCGGTGCATGATAAAGCCATTCCAATCGCATTTGCCTGTGCCTTGTTTGGACTCAGTGAGAGCTGTTATCGCTATCAGGCAAAACTCAGCGGTGAAAACGCTGTGATTGCTGATTGGTTACAGCGACTAACATCGACCCATAGAAGTTGGGGATTTGGGCTGTGTTATTACTTTTTACGTAACGTGAAACGCTACCGATGGAACCATAAGCGAGTGTATAGAATTTACCGTGAATTGGAGCTAAACCTACGGATTAAGCCGAAGAAACGCTTGAAGCGTGATAAACCGGACGCATTGGCGGTGCCTGAGGCAATCAATGAATGTTGGTCTATGGACTTTATGCATGACCAACTTGAAGATGGTCGCAGCATTAGGTTATTGAACGTGATTGATGATTACAACCGTGAAGGCTTGGCGATAGAGGTCGACTTCTCCTTACCAGCAGAGCGTGTGGTCAGAACCTTGGAGCAAATCATCGAATGGCGTGGAAAACCGAAACAAATACGCAGTGATAACGGTCCAGAGTACATCAGTGCGGTGCTGGCTGCATGGGCTGAAAAACACGATGTAGAACTGAAATTTATTCAGCCTGGCAATCCACAGCAGAATGCTTATGTAGAACGCTATAATCGGACTGTGCGATACGAATGGCTGAGCCAATATCTTTGGAATAGTATTGCCGAGGTACAGGAACATGCGACACAATGGCTATGGTTTTATAACAATGAAAGACCCAATACAGCAATTGGTGGTGTCCCACCAAAGCAAAAACTGGCACTAGTGGCCTAA
- a CDS encoding M17 family metallopeptidase has protein sequence MFQVPIIDVNNDQAIFEGEGFDAVIVVTPNLTDVTQQEISLLAEHAKQIDHRVGKQATLLFAPGLAGGRLIIAPVTGDDDYADVRIYAKAAKEGISIAKDAGATKPLLIVASSQDPRFSFATEVAALACGQTLWQPLETREANSLSPALTAMGLMTSSPKSDLLNALEAGRVLARDLCGTEPERMSAINFADYCVASFKDSGLDVAVIEDKATLIKDYPLLSAVGRSSFDVARHHPRVVKVAYTGEGDITRTLLFAGKGVVYDTGGADIKIAGGMAGMSRDKGGAAAVAGLMKTLSILKPKGVRVIAELGLVRNSIGSEAFVTDEIITSHAGVRVRIGNTDAEGRLVLADLLSHLRIQATQSVAPSLYSVATLTGHVVRAYGSYTALVENAVAKQQGVAATLQQIGQQWAEPFEVSYLRPEDFDKVADKNGAADVISSNNGPSSVTARGHQYPAAFLLKASGLDTHHLKSPQPLSYTHIDIAGSATEGDPLYGKPTAQPLVALLQFTVG, from the coding sequence ATGTTTCAGGTGCCAATAATAGATGTAAATAACGACCAGGCCATATTTGAAGGTGAAGGTTTTGATGCCGTCATCGTCGTCACACCTAATCTGACCGATGTTACCCAGCAAGAGATTAGTTTATTAGCAGAGCATGCTAAGCAAATTGATCACCGCGTGGGTAAACAAGCCACATTACTGTTTGCGCCAGGGTTGGCTGGTGGTCGATTGATTATTGCCCCAGTAACGGGTGATGACGACTATGCCGATGTGCGCATTTATGCCAAAGCGGCAAAAGAAGGGATCAGTATTGCTAAAGATGCAGGGGCAACTAAGCCTTTATTAATCGTGGCGTCGTCACAAGACCCTCGTTTTAGTTTTGCAACTGAAGTGGCAGCACTGGCTTGTGGTCAAACATTGTGGCAACCACTGGAAACCCGTGAAGCAAATTCGCTGTCACCAGCATTAACCGCTATGGGGTTAATGACAAGTTCACCTAAAAGCGATCTGTTAAATGCATTAGAAGCGGGAAGGGTATTGGCGCGTGATTTATGTGGTACCGAGCCTGAGCGCATGAGTGCGATTAACTTTGCCGATTACTGTGTCGCCTCTTTTAAAGACAGCGGCCTTGACGTTGCAGTAATAGAAGATAAAGCGACTTTAATAAAAGATTACCCATTGCTAAGTGCTGTGGGGCGCAGCTCGTTTGATGTGGCGCGCCATCATCCACGGGTAGTGAAAGTGGCTTATACCGGTGAAGGTGACATTACACGCACGCTTTTATTTGCCGGTAAAGGTGTGGTGTATGACACTGGCGGAGCAGACATTAAAATCGCCGGCGGCATGGCGGGTATGAGCCGCGATAAAGGCGGTGCTGCGGCCGTTGCGGGATTAATGAAAACTTTATCAATACTTAAACCTAAAGGGGTGAGAGTGATTGCTGAGCTTGGGTTAGTACGTAACAGCATTGGCAGTGAAGCCTTTGTTACTGATGAGATTATTACCAGCCATGCCGGTGTGCGGGTACGTATTGGTAATACCGATGCTGAAGGGCGATTGGTATTAGCTGATTTGCTGTCGCATTTACGCATTCAAGCAACGCAGTCAGTCGCGCCATCATTATATTCAGTGGCGACCTTAACTGGTCATGTTGTGCGTGCCTATGGCAGCTATACCGCGCTAGTGGAAAATGCGGTAGCTAAGCAGCAAGGCGTGGCGGCAACACTGCAACAAATTGGCCAGCAATGGGCTGAACCCTTTGAGGTGTCATATTTACGCCCTGAAGATTTTGATAAGGTTGCTGATAAAAATGGCGCGGCTGATGTTATATCGTCAAATAATGGCCCGTCATCAGTAACCGCACGTGGTCATCAATACCCGGCTGCATTTTTATTGAAAGCCTCAGGCTTAGATACTCACCATTTAAAAAGCCCTCAACCTTTAAGCTATACCCATATTGATATTGCCGGAAGTGCGACTGAGGGCGATCCGTTATACGGCAAACCAACAGCACAACCTTTGGTTGCTTTATTACAGTTTACTGTTGGTTAG
- the ltrA gene encoding group II intron reverse transcriptase/maturase: protein MSNLSIPTTSPDDYYRQRIDMQPAFNRDLFQQLLEPENLHRAWRQVKANKGAAGIDGMTIEAFPLWMQQGGWQQCKSQLERGEYQPSAVRRVEIDKPDGGKRKLGIPNVIDRVIQQAIAQILTPLFDPFFSTNSFGFRPNRNAKQAVLQVRDIIKQKRKFAVDVDLSKFFDRVNHDLLMTQLRSKVQDKRLLALIGKYLRAGVMVNDQFEASFEGVPQGGPLSPLLSNIMLDSLDKELESREHKFARYADDFIILVKSQRAGERVLKSITQYLATKLKLVVNEQKSQVVKVAQSKFLGFTFNRGKIQWHAKTLHIFKQKMRRLTNRNWGVSMSYQLFKVRQYMQGWINYFGIANAYQGCVDLDHWIRRRVRMCYWRQWRKPRTKVQNLLKRGVRIQVAVGCGITSKGPWRSSKTPGIQQALSNEYLKKAGLYSLRDGWIAVHYPNPKVS from the coding sequence GTCAAGTTAAAGCCAATAAAGGTGCAGCGGGCATCGATGGCATGACCATCGAAGCCTTCCCGCTCTGGATGCAACAAGGCGGCTGGCAACAGTGTAAATCTCAATTAGAGCGAGGTGAATACCAACCCTCAGCGGTCAGGCGCGTAGAGATCGACAAACCCGATGGCGGTAAACGCAAATTGGGGATCCCTAACGTCATTGACCGTGTGATACAGCAAGCTATTGCACAAATACTCACGCCACTGTTTGACCCATTCTTCTCGACTAATAGCTTTGGCTTTAGGCCGAACAGAAATGCTAAACAAGCGGTACTGCAAGTCAGGGATATCATCAAACAGAAACGCAAATTTGCCGTTGATGTTGATCTGTCTAAGTTCTTTGACCGAGTTAATCATGATCTCTTGATGACTCAGCTGAGGAGCAAGGTACAGGATAAGCGTCTGTTGGCGCTTATCGGTAAGTACCTACGAGCAGGGGTGATGGTCAATGACCAATTTGAAGCAAGCTTTGAAGGTGTGCCTCAAGGCGGTCCACTCTCGCCATTACTCTCTAACATTATGTTGGATAGTCTGGATAAAGAGCTGGAAAGCCGAGAGCACAAATTCGCCCGCTACGCGGACGATTTTATCATATTGGTAAAATCTCAACGCGCTGGCGAACGGGTACTCAAGAGTATTACTCAATACCTTGCCACTAAGTTAAAACTGGTTGTAAATGAACAGAAAAGCCAAGTGGTTAAGGTCGCTCAAAGCAAGTTTCTTGGGTTTACATTTAACCGAGGCAAGATCCAGTGGCATGCTAAAACATTACACATTTTCAAACAAAAGATGAGACGACTAACGAACCGAAATTGGGGCGTGAGTATGAGTTATCAGCTATTTAAAGTGCGTCAATACATGCAAGGCTGGATCAATTATTTTGGCATCGCTAACGCTTATCAAGGGTGTGTCGATTTAGACCATTGGATCCGACGTCGTGTTCGTATGTGTTACTGGCGTCAGTGGCGAAAACCACGGACTAAGGTACAAAACTTACTTAAGCGTGGCGTCAGGATCCAAGTGGCTGTTGGTTGTGGGATCACAAGCAAAGGTCCATGGCGAAGTTCGAAAACACCAGGGATACAGCAAGCGCTGAGTAATGAGTACCTGAAGAAAGCAGGATTATATTCACTAAGAGATGGATGGATCGCAGTTCATTATCCTAACCCAAAAGTGAGTTAG
- the bfr gene encoding bacterioferritin: protein MKGNPEVIDALNSLLTGELSAMDQYFVHAHMYEDWGFDELYTRILHESDDEKVHAAKLVQRILFLEGTPDVASREALNIGKDVPEMLNNDLQYEYKVADDLRKVIKLCEEKGDYQTREILEVLLDDTESDHMYWLEKQLRLIERVGLQNYLQTKM, encoded by the coding sequence ATGAAAGGCAATCCAGAAGTTATTGACGCACTAAACAGTTTGTTAACCGGTGAGTTATCAGCAATGGACCAATATTTTGTGCATGCTCATATGTATGAAGATTGGGGGTTTGACGAACTGTATACCCGCATATTACATGAATCTGATGACGAAAAAGTCCATGCAGCTAAATTGGTTCAGCGCATTCTGTTTTTAGAAGGCACCCCAGATGTTGCTAGCCGTGAAGCATTAAATATCGGTAAAGATGTACCAGAAATGCTCAACAACGATTTGCAGTATGAATATAAAGTGGCTGATGATTTACGTAAAGTGATCAAGCTATGTGAAGAGAAAGGCGATTACCAAACCCGTGAGATTTTAGAAGTCTTATTGGATGATACTGAATCTGATCATATGTACTGGTTAGAAAAACAATTACGCCTAATTGAGCGTGTTGGTTTACAGAATTACCTGCAAACTAAGATGTAA
- the dinB gene encoding DNA polymerase IV, which translates to MRKIIHIDMDCYFAAVEMRDFPELRDKAIAVGGRSDRRGVISTCNYAARKFGVRSAMSSYQALKLCPHLVLVPGRMQVYKDVSLQIRQIFNRYSDLIEPLSLDEAFLDVSDCQQYHGSATLIAQAIRRDIELETGLTASAGVAPIKFLAKIASDLNKPNGQYVITPDDIPEFVRTLALKKIPGVGKVTAQKLSLLGLETCADVQQYPKVKLLESFGKFGAVLIERSNGIDPRSISNNRVRKSVGVETTLAQDIFTLAQCHQVLPQLIQELDSQVSRSAKDRLINKQVVKIKFNDFKQTTIEQRSDEISVKLFYQLLQQALTRSNERGIRLIGVSVGLAELGEKKLQTKSVAQLDLQF; encoded by the coding sequence ATGCGCAAAATTATTCATATCGACATGGACTGTTATTTTGCTGCGGTTGAGATGCGTGATTTTCCTGAATTACGCGATAAAGCGATTGCGGTTGGCGGGCGTAGCGATCGCCGTGGTGTTATCAGTACTTGTAACTATGCTGCACGTAAATTTGGGGTGCGTTCAGCTATGTCGAGTTATCAAGCATTAAAGCTGTGCCCTCATTTAGTCTTGGTGCCTGGGAGAATGCAAGTTTATAAAGATGTCTCACTGCAAATAAGACAAATATTTAATCGTTACAGTGATTTAATTGAGCCATTATCATTAGATGAGGCTTTTCTTGATGTCAGCGACTGTCAGCAATACCATGGCAGTGCAACCTTAATAGCCCAAGCTATTCGCCGAGATATTGAGTTAGAAACAGGGCTAACGGCATCAGCCGGTGTCGCGCCAATTAAGTTTTTAGCCAAAATAGCCTCTGATTTAAATAAACCTAATGGCCAATATGTGATTACCCCTGATGACATTCCTGAGTTTGTGCGCACACTAGCGTTAAAGAAAATTCCGGGTGTAGGAAAAGTCACCGCACAAAAATTGTCGCTATTGGGGTTAGAGACCTGCGCCGATGTGCAGCAGTATCCTAAGGTAAAGTTACTCGAAAGTTTTGGTAAGTTTGGTGCGGTATTAATTGAGCGATCAAATGGCATCGATCCAAGGTCTATTAGCAATAATAGAGTGCGTAAATCCGTTGGCGTTGAAACAACATTAGCGCAAGATATCTTTACGCTAGCTCAATGCCATCAAGTATTACCACAACTTATTCAAGAGCTTGATAGCCAGGTGAGCCGCAGCGCAAAAGATCGCTTAATCAACAAGCAAGTGGTGAAAATCAAATTTAACGATTTTAAACAAACCACCATCGAGCAACGCAGCGATGAAATATCGGTAAAGCTGTTTTATCAATTGTTACAACAAGCACTGACCAGAAGTAATGAACGTGGCATTAGACTGATTGGGGTAAGTGTTGGTCTGGCAGAATTAGGTGAAAAAAAACTGCAAACTAAGTCGGTTGCCCAACTCGATTTGCAGTTTTAA